From the genome of Mugil cephalus isolate CIBA_MC_2020 chromosome 2, CIBA_Mcephalus_1.1, whole genome shotgun sequence, one region includes:
- the LOC125003846 gene encoding uncharacterized protein LOC125003846 has protein sequence MFLVEAGCLIMTLILNISGVQGKPTSICALKGSSVTLSCSGQRHTANKRWYIVNMSGSIHDSTEISTDGNQGKYSVSEESNFTLTINDLKENDTKYYCFTETNKLDNCKQRNIIYLHVTDLQVKVIPATEGQTVTLMCSTSCPRTENLAAYIWYKNREFLYEDWSPWYQELVSSEEAVTYSCAVKGYEDLRAPEVSVDSVTPTCFSVTYAKGRMCSYQQTSVDESCSITYPREIQVQRIPPDKPGYIRLTCNTSCLHTDTLTSFTWFINRQIVRNKENQQVSVRKAFTGSLSCAVKGLEDLRSADVCVEEKKCLRVNYISRSICALKGSSVNISSEYSHPDNQQPQSELWYKVKRNTEEEDQWLTGETRNVKFHDNMKNQHILTLNNLKKNHSAEYIFTIKTNYEQVFGSPGVSLVVTGLKVKISPSPVVTEGQRVSLTCRTSCPLPANTNYIWYFNNRPLNLTHNQSKHLLLDPVSSQDAGNYSCAVTTNRDINSALKTLTVQTKQTSKLNPAAAAGVSTVLLILISLMVFLWIRKKRTSSQSPMNDTLDNLEQINCGDDDSSAQPAEQELLYSRIHFSEDNTDPIYSLANPPQSQDQEMVPYAAVKFRSNSTSELNDQAEDT, from the exons ATGTTCTTGGTAGAAGCTGGATGTTTGATTATGACTTTGATTCTGAACATCTCAG GAGTTCAGGGGAAACCAACCAGCATCTGTGCCTTAAAGGGTTCATCAGTGACTCTGTCCTGCTCAGGTCAACGTCACACTGCAAACAAGAGATGGTACATTGTCAACATGAGTGGTTCAATACATGATTCTACTGAGATTTCTACAGATGGGAATCAAGGAAAGTACAGCGTGTCAGAAGAAAGTAACTTCACTCTGACAATCAATgatctaaaagaaaatgatacaAAATATTACTGCTTCACAGAAACTAACAAACTAGACAACTGCAAACAGCGAAACATAATTTACCTCCATGTTACAG ACCTGCAGGTAAAGGTGATTCCtgccacagagggacagacagtgaCACTGATGTGTAGCACCAGTTGTCCTCGGACTGAAAACCTTGCAGCCTACATCTGGTACAAGAACAGAGAGTTTCTCTATGAGGACTGGTCTCCCTGGTACCAAGAGCTGGTCAGCAGTGAGGAAGCAGTCACATACTCCTGTGCTGTCAAAGGCTACGAGGATCTCAGAGCCCCTGAAGTCTCAGTGG attCAGTCACTCCGACCTGCTTCAGTGTGACCTACGCTAAAGGGAGAATGTGTTCTTATCAGCAGACGTCAGTAGATGAGTCCTGCTCCATCACATATCCCAGAG AAATCCAGGTCCAAAGGATTCCTCCAGACAAACCAGGTTATATCAGACTGACCTGTAACACCAGCTGTCTTCATACTGACACTCTGACTTCATTTACGTGGTTTATCAACAGACAAATAGTCAGAAACAAGGAGAACCAACAGGTTTCAGTTAGGAAAGCTTTTACTGGAAGTTTGTCTTGTGCTGTAAAAGGTCTTGAGGATCTGCGCTCTGCTGACGTCT GCgtagaggagaagaaatgtttgAGAGTGAATTATATCAGCAGAAGTATCTGTGCTCTGAAAGGATCCTCTGTGAACATTTCCAGTGAATACTCTCATCCTGACAACCAGCAGCCACAGTCTGAACTTTGGTATAAAGTAAAGAGAAATACTGAAGAGGAAGATCAATGGCTGACTGGAGAGACACGTAATGTGAAGTTTCATGACAACATGAAGAACCAACACATCCTCACATtaaacaacctgaagaagaatcACTCAGCAGAATACATCttcacaatcaaaacaaactatGAACAAGTGTTTGGTTCTCCTGGAGTCTCTCTGGTTGTCACAG gtCTGAAAGTGAAGATAAGTCCCTCTCCAGTGGTGACAGAGGGTCAGAGAGTCTCACTGACCTGCAGGACCAGCTGTCCTCTACCTGCTAACACAAACTACATTTGGTACTTCAACAATCGACCTCTGAACCTGACACACAACCAAAGCAAACACCTGCTTCTAGACCCAGTCAGCAGTCAGGATGCAGGAAACTACTCCTGTGCTGTCACAACCAACAGAGACATCAACTCAGCTCTAAAGACTCTCACTgtccaaactaaacaaacatcTAAACTGaacccagcagcagctgcaggagtttCTACAGTTCTCCTGATTTTAATATCTCTCATGGTCTTCTTGTGGATTAG aaaaaaaagaacttccaGTCAATCTCCCATGAATGACACCTTGGACAACTTGGAGCAG ATCAACTGTGGTGATGACGACTCCTCAGCTCAACCAGCAGAGCAGGAACTTCTCTACAGCAGAATCCACTTCTCAGAGGACAACACAGATCCTATCTACTCCCTCGCAAACCCACCTCAGTCCCAAGACCAAGAGATGGTCCCCTACGCTGCTGT